In Nothobranchius furzeri strain GRZ-AD chromosome 19, NfurGRZ-RIMD1, whole genome shotgun sequence, the following are encoded in one genomic region:
- the LOC107394441 gene encoding E3 ubiquitin-protein ligase RING2-B isoform X2 — protein sequence MAAPVNVQTPSKTWELSLYELHRSPQAIVDGTEVAVSPRSLHSELMCPICLEMLKNTMTTKECLHRFCSECIVTALRSGNKECPTCRKKLVSRRSLRRDSNFDALISKIYPNREEYEAHQRSVLERLNRLHNKEALSSSIEEGLRQQARYRNHRVKKPTQESDNTTFSGGEDNGDSRSHLSHDSAPSNTPHPSGQTPPEAGPSRKRQRASDYGSGPEADSGSPTPPLRRTKERPASEIELVFRPHPQLVHPQDYNQTRYVKTTANATVDHLSKYLALRIALEDRRTDGEVEDRGREEEGGAQGGSESGGTSRGGEGSTLSNISEKQYTIYITTRGGQFSTLNGSLTLELVNEKYWKVRKPLELYYAPTKEQQQPQAPPPPRQKSPQQDG from the exons ATGGCAGCTCCTGTGAACGTCCAGACTCCCAGTAAGACCTGGGAGCTGAGTTTGTACGAGCTGCACAGAAGCCCACAG GCCATCGTGGATGGGACAGAGGTGGCGGTGTCTCCTCGTTCGCTGCACAGCGAGCTGATGTGCCCCATCTGTTTGGAGATGCTGAAGAACACGATGACCACCAAAGAGTGTCTGCATCGCTTTTGCTCCGAATGTATCGTCACAGCGCTGCGATCTGG GAACAAGGAGTGTCCGACCTGCAGGAAGAAGCTGGTCTCCAGACGTTCGCTGCGCCGGGATTCAAACTTTGACGCTTTAATCTCCAAGATTTACCCCAATCGTGAGGAGTACGAAGCCCATCAGCGCAGCGTCCTCGAGCGACTCAACAGGCTGCACAACAAGGAAGCGCTGAGCTCCAGCATCGAGGAGGGGCTCCGCCAGCAGGCCCGCTACAG aaaccaccGGGTGAAGAAGCCAACTCAAGAGAGTGACAACACCACCTTCAGCGGCGGTGAGGATAACGGCGACTCCCGTTCACACCTGTCCCATGACTCCGCCCCTtcgaacaccccccaccccagcgGTCAGACCCCCCCTGAGGCCGGGCCGAGCCGGAAGCGGCAGCGGGCGTCTGACTACGGCTCGGGCCCCGAGGCGGACAGCGGGAGCCCGACTCCTCCTCTGAGACGGACGAAAGAGAGGCCGGCCTCCGAGATCGAGCTGGTGTTCAGACCCCACCCCCAGCTGGTCCACCCTCAGGACTACAACCAGACCAG GTATGTGAAGACAACAGCTAATGCCACCGTGGACCATCTGTCCAAATACCTCGCGCTGCGCATCGCTCTTGAGGACAGAAGAACCGACGGAGAGGTGGAGGACAGAGGAAGAGAGGAGGAAGGAGGGGCACAGGGAGGAAGCGAGAGTGGAGGAACATCGAGGGGTGGAGAAGGCTCGACTCTGAGTAACATCAGTGAGAAACAGTACACCATCTACATCACGACGAGAGGAGGACAGTTCTCT ACTCTCAACGGTTCTCTGACTCTGGAGTTGGTCAACGAGAAGTACTGGAAGGTCAGGAAGCCTTTGGAGCTGTACTACGCTCCCACCAAAGAACAGCAGCaaccacaagccccgcccccaccGCGGCAGAAGTCTCCTCAACAGGACGGGTGA
- the LOC107394441 gene encoding E3 ubiquitin-protein ligase RING2-A isoform X1, whose amino-acid sequence MAAPVNVQTPSKTWELSLYELHRSPQEAIVDGTEVAVSPRSLHSELMCPICLEMLKNTMTTKECLHRFCSECIVTALRSGNKECPTCRKKLVSRRSLRRDSNFDALISKIYPNREEYEAHQRSVLERLNRLHNKEALSSSIEEGLRQQARYRNHRVKKPTQESDNTTFSGGEDNGDSRSHLSHDSAPSNTPHPSGQTPPEAGPSRKRQRASDYGSGPEADSGSPTPPLRRTKERPASEIELVFRPHPQLVHPQDYNQTRYVKTTANATVDHLSKYLALRIALEDRRTDGEVEDRGREEEGGAQGGSESGGTSRGGEGSTLSNISEKQYTIYITTRGGQFSTLNGSLTLELVNEKYWKVRKPLELYYAPTKEQQQPQAPPPPRQKSPQQDG is encoded by the exons ATGGCAGCTCCTGTGAACGTCCAGACTCCCAGTAAGACCTGGGAGCTGAGTTTGTACGAGCTGCACAGAAGCCCACAG GAGGCCATCGTGGATGGGACAGAGGTGGCGGTGTCTCCTCGTTCGCTGCACAGCGAGCTGATGTGCCCCATCTGTTTGGAGATGCTGAAGAACACGATGACCACCAAAGAGTGTCTGCATCGCTTTTGCTCCGAATGTATCGTCACAGCGCTGCGATCTGG GAACAAGGAGTGTCCGACCTGCAGGAAGAAGCTGGTCTCCAGACGTTCGCTGCGCCGGGATTCAAACTTTGACGCTTTAATCTCCAAGATTTACCCCAATCGTGAGGAGTACGAAGCCCATCAGCGCAGCGTCCTCGAGCGACTCAACAGGCTGCACAACAAGGAAGCGCTGAGCTCCAGCATCGAGGAGGGGCTCCGCCAGCAGGCCCGCTACAG aaaccaccGGGTGAAGAAGCCAACTCAAGAGAGTGACAACACCACCTTCAGCGGCGGTGAGGATAACGGCGACTCCCGTTCACACCTGTCCCATGACTCCGCCCCTtcgaacaccccccaccccagcgGTCAGACCCCCCCTGAGGCCGGGCCGAGCCGGAAGCGGCAGCGGGCGTCTGACTACGGCTCGGGCCCCGAGGCGGACAGCGGGAGCCCGACTCCTCCTCTGAGACGGACGAAAGAGAGGCCGGCCTCCGAGATCGAGCTGGTGTTCAGACCCCACCCCCAGCTGGTCCACCCTCAGGACTACAACCAGACCAG GTATGTGAAGACAACAGCTAATGCCACCGTGGACCATCTGTCCAAATACCTCGCGCTGCGCATCGCTCTTGAGGACAGAAGAACCGACGGAGAGGTGGAGGACAGAGGAAGAGAGGAGGAAGGAGGGGCACAGGGAGGAAGCGAGAGTGGAGGAACATCGAGGGGTGGAGAAGGCTCGACTCTGAGTAACATCAGTGAGAAACAGTACACCATCTACATCACGACGAGAGGAGGACAGTTCTCT ACTCTCAACGGTTCTCTGACTCTGGAGTTGGTCAACGAGAAGTACTGGAAGGTCAGGAAGCCTTTGGAGCTGTACTACGCTCCCACCAAAGAACAGCAGCaaccacaagccccgcccccaccGCGGCAGAAGTCTCCTCAACAGGACGGGTGA
- the rps18 gene encoding small ribosomal subunit protein uS13, whose product MSLVIPEKFQHILRVLNTNIDGRRKIAFAITAIKGVGRRYAHVVLRKADIDLNKRAGELTEEEVERVVTIMQNPRQYKIPDWFLNRQKDVKDGKYSQVLANGLDNKLREDLERLKKIRAHRGLRHFWGLRVRGQHTKTTGRRGRTVGVSKKK is encoded by the exons ATG TCTCTGGTCATCCCTGAGAAGTTCCAGCACATTCTTCGTGTTCTCAACACGAACATTGATGGTAGGAGGAAGATTGCCTTCGCCATCACTGCCATCAAG GGTGTTGGCAGACGTTATGCCCATGTAGTCCTGAGGAAGGCCGACATTGACCTCAACAAAAGGGCTGGAGAGCTGACTGAGGAGGAG GTGGAGCGGGTGGTGACCATCATGCAGAACCCTCGCCAGTACAAAATCCCAGACTGGTTCCTGAACAGGCAGAAGGACGTCAAGGATGGCAAATACAGCCAG GTCCTTGCCAACGGTCTAGACAACAAACTGAGAGAAGACCTGGAGAGGCTGAAGAAGATCAGGGCTCACCGTGGTCTCAGACACTTCTGGGG GCTGCGTGTGCGCGGTCAGCACACCAAGACCACCGGCCGTCGCGGTCGCACCGTCGGCGTGTCCAAGAAGAAGTAA